GTAACATACAAGTTGCAGGGTAAGCAAATGCACTGTGTTGAGTGTTGAAGCTGCTGTCGGGAAATCGTGCCTTTAAAACTCCTACAGTTTAAGGCAATGAAGCAGACTTGGGCTGTGCCTTGTTGGACCTGATGCCCAAGCACAAACTGACATCTTCCTCATCACTAAGCTGTACCCAGCGGACATGGGCCCAATGGTCAGAGAGGGCTGTGCTCGTAGACTGGAGAAGCTGGGGATAGGGGGGACCTGTACCTGATCCATGGGCCTGAGACTGAGGGTCTGGAATCAGAGGACGAGAGGAATAAACAGCATTGAGCCCACAGTTGGACTGTCATGGAGGAGCTCCATGCCAATGAGATGCTCGGAGCAATTGGGGTCTCAAACTACTCTCCAAGCCACCTGACAGAGCTACTGGAGACCTGCAGGGTGCACCCTGCTGTGCTACAGGTACATTGATACCCTCAAGATTTGTTGGATACAACAAGGCCCAGTTTTTAAGTTGTCACagctgttcattgactaaagctcagccttcaacaccatagtgccctccaagcacATTACTAAgttcagggccctgggtctgaacccctccctgtgcaactaggtcctggacttcctgacaggctgactccaagtgaaggtaggcaacaacacctacGCCAtcaagaccctcacaaacttctacagatgcaccattgaaaGCATCCTGCCGGGCTGTATCAATGCTTGGTACAGGAATTGCACAGTATACAACTgcaggactctccagagggtggtgcggtcagcccaacacatcacaggaaggccaagaagatcatcaaggacctcagccacccgagccacagcctgttcaccccactaccatctaaAAGGCGGAGACAGTAATGGTGCTTTAAACACCACTAGCCTGAGTCACTGTTCTAGCCGACTAccacactctactctaccctgcaccttaaagACTGCcaccctatgtacatagtcattgaacactggtcacttctATTCATATATTGTCCATAATGTCTTTACACAccattatttatatatacagtaccagtaacacatatggaataatgtagtaaccaaaaaaaatgtttaaaaaatcagaatatattttatatttgagattcttcaaagtagccaccctttgccttgatgtcagctttgcacacttggcattctctcaaccagcttcatgaggtagtcacctggaatgcatttcaattaacaggtgtgccttgttaaaagtttatttgtggaatttctttccttcttaatgcattaaTTTAACTGgcctgggatttgaactctgATTGCCTTCTATTTCTTTGTTGCCATTCTGCAGGTGGAGTTCCATCCCAGACTGGCACAGAGGGAGCTGAGGACAATTTGCAGGCACTCAGGAGTCTGCTTCCAGGCATATTCCTCCCTGGGGAAAGGTACCCTGTTGCCGAACCATAAGTTGTGGTTATGGAGGAGGGGCATGGCAGAACTGCCTCCCAGGTGCTCTTGCGGTGGGCCACTCAGTAGGGTGTGGCTATGTTACCCAGGTCTTCACGGCtcgagagggtgagagaaaatGGTGTTTGACTTTGACCTGAATGGAGAGACCGTCTGACATGGACAGTGGAACAAGGTTCTGCAATAGAGATCCCACTAGTGTGGTCTAGAGGAGAGAGCCCCAcaacaatatacaatatatttgATCGGTCATAgaacttgtttattgtttactccatgtgtaactctgtgttgatgtctgttcacactgctatgctttatcttggcaaggtcgcagttgtaaatgagaacttattctcaactagccttcctggttaaataaaggtgaaataaataaaataaattctgAAGGCGAACCGCAAAGTCCTCTAGTGtagctaatccttattgtggctagcttcacatagatgggtctgaCCACCATtcatcaaataagaactgtcttataaattagggttattttagatgacacctagctatatagttagctagctagctagttagctagctaactatagctactgaaacaaatagttgttttgctatgtttttggggaagaacattgtttgcatccgtGAGCCAGCTTGCTTGTTTTATGAACAGCACTGTGGGTGCGTGAGACAACTTCAAtgcatcatagcatacgtatcgatgaatTGTTGTGCCATGAAATACTAGTGATTAGTGGAATCAcagtgtaataactacgtaaaaaaatgtatgaacgcATTGTTATTATGTGACACGTGAAAGTGTTAAATAGTatattttttgacacgcaaagacccaaacggcgttccatagaaatcctggttgagaatgaaacggcTGAACAAATGGACaacaaaacagcacagcaagggactgtagtgacacttcttgcactgtgatgcagtgccttagactgctgcatctttgtgtgttaactatttaactgtacaaGAAATGCTTAAAAGGACTCTAAAAAATGTTATCAGGTTTTTtgtcaaggaaaatattggatattggTATCAGCCAAAAATGTTATATCGGTGCAGCACTAGTTTTAATAAGAAATTCAAACATTTCATCTGTTACATAACCTAAAAAGATGTAAAAACAGTTAACAGTTATTAATGAAAAGAAGAAATATCAAAATGTTAAGACACACAAAAAAGTTAAGTAGAATATCAGTTATAACTGAAGGCAGAGACCATAGTTGTTCTACACCAGACTGCCCTATCTATATACACTCATATTTCTTCAACTGAACAGTATTCAGAATATTTGCTTAAGGCAGTTGAGAGGGGTGTATATGGCCTGGATTGTAATTATGTCTTCATTTTTGTTTTAAATATCGATATGCATAATATACAATTGAAAAAAATATACAGATTAAATTAAAGATGATTGCAAATGAAAGAACAGTATGAAATGTACAGTCTCTAAGTTTAAGATAAATACCAAAATAAACTGAGTGTATCAGTCAAAGTATGTATGAGAATTGTTGAATGTCAAAACATGACATTTTTTGGCAAAACCCTGAATTGAAGAGTTGTAAGAGCTTATGTGAAGTCAGAATTTGTTTTTGCAGAATAAAGCATTCAATGGACTAGCATAGCTAACGATTGAAATCGGGGAAAAAAATATGTATAATAGAAAATTGTGTTCAACATATCCGTCTAATAATTATTGTCCTCACAGATCAGTTCTTTCACACATTTCATATTTTAAGACTCACGAAAGTATATTTACATTTTGTGAACTTCTTGAAATTCATACCTACAAATATAGAACATTTTCAATAGAACAATTTATGAAATTTCTCTGGAAATATTTGTTATACGTTGTTATAAATGTCAGTAGCACAAGAGATTGTCACTTAGAAAATGCATCTATTATGCACTGCATAACTTATTGTTAATTATTGCAACATATTTTCAATTATGCAGTGAATTTTTAcataacgtttgatttgattgTACAAAAAGGTCACATTTGAACTGGTGATATTTTCCATAAAAATACTAATTTCCACAAAAGTATGCACACGGGACGTGAATATTTCAGCTGTGGTCCAGTCGTTATGGAAATGAGTATGAGCTCCTTCTTGACTTGGCTGGGTCTTTGAAAGAGGTGTGAACTTTTTCACTCCCTGCCTTCGGCCTCGTTTGGACTCCAGAGGAAAGAGAACCATCCTCGGGAGACCTCATGCTTGACGCCTCCTGGGCTAATCCCTCTCTTGGGCTCCTAGGGAGGGAAATGGATAGAAAGGTCAACTCTATACATTTTTATGTAAAGCAGTATGGATGTGCATCTTTCCCTTCAAAATTATTCAGTATTGGGAAAGGGGGAATGTGTCTTCCGTGTTtaatccaacccctctgaatcagagagcgATTAaccaaaatacttatttttcaccataattttcaaataaattaataaaaaaaatcctacaatgtgattttctggattttttccctcattttgtctgtcttagttgaagtgtacctatgatgaaaattacaggcctctcatctgtttaagtgggagaacttgcacaattggtggctgactaaatacttttttgccccactgtatctgtgagcattTCTGCTTTActaagacaatccatccacctgacaggtgtggcataccaagaagctgattaaacagcatgatcattacactgatgcaccttgtgctggggtcaataaaaggccactctaaaattcacagttttgtcacacaacacaataccacagatgtctcaagttgagggagcatgtaattggcatgctgatggCAGGAAtgtttgccagagaatttaaagtaatttctctaccataagccgcctccgtcattttagagaatttggcagtcaCCGGCCTCACTACCGCAGAcctgtgtaaccacgccagcccaggacttccatgtctggcttcttcacctgtgagaGTTTACTGAAGAGCATTTCTGTTTGTAATAAAGACATTTCTGATcagctgggcctggctccctgtCATTTTTGCAGATTAAGTGTTTGAGCTAGTAATGTATCAATATTTATATCAGTATACACGGATTGTTTTAAAGCAAAACTTTCAGCAGGTATAGCCAGATGACAGAGGTCACCGATAACTTACTACCGGTAAAAACACAATTTTAAACAGTGCATAGATAACAATAACCTAGCAAATTACATAGGTTGTCCCTCTAATTTCTTTCGGAACTGAGAACATTTCAGGTCTACTGAGCACAAACTTGAACTGTGAACTGAGGCTCTACCAGCTTTAAATTAGTTTTAACAGTGTTCAGTTGGGCTATTGTGGTTAACAGAGTGGCCTAACATCAAAAACAATTGAGAAAatacatcccataacattttaacatggaaatagcggTTCTAtaattcagcctacagtagcagccaatgtgtggtgttcagtgttggtctacattccatgagacttttggaaaaaacatgcagggcttgacattaacctgtttatccacttgtccttcagacaaggacgTGACTGAAAATGGTGTTGTTtaatgcaagaaaccactttccaaaataaaatacatcaccataccattattacagacaATCAAACAAATGATGCTactctctgcctattggctacttagcttattcaagcctgtcgcAAAATACAAGATTCTTTGcctgactcgcttttcaaagatgtctagaaatgcacatgttttgtgctcttgttGGAAGCAACCATTACCCCATTGCGGACTACAAATgagctataactgggctaataactcactaaccagcaaaggatatgaacaaatctGCACACGTCGCTAGGGTTGTTCGGCATGCAACATGACTCGTGGATCAATGACTGTCAACACAGTTACATACTTAGTTCAACACGGAAGGAGAGGACGCATCAGTTGTCACAATAGAGGTATTTTTGAAAGGTAGAAAGAAAGTAGTATGAGCAAAACATGTTGGTGAATCGGCAATTCTTAATATTTGAATCAATTTTCTGACCGATGCATGCTACATTTGGATCCTTTGGGGCCTGCGGAACGATCAAGTTCTATTTTAAACATTTGAATCGGGGACCGATGGTGAATCATTACGTCCATATTAAGCAGTCTTTACTGCAATCACTGTCAAGTAGTGATACTCTGGTAAAATTAGCTCCCTACAGTACATAAATGCACTACGCCTAGACTTTTGGAGTCCATTCATGTGGCGAAGGATGAAGTCAAATTGATTACACGTTTACTGTATAGTAATGTATAGCATATAGGAACTGGAGTGTCTGCTCTGTCCCCACTCGTTCAATTGTACACTCCTCTGTCAGACCTCATATCTTACCCCTTTGTCGAGCCAGGTGTCAAATTCATCACTCATCCTCCTCAGCTGGCGGCCATATTTCTTTGCTGCCCACAGTGTAGGAGGAGCAGACTGTGATCGGCTTCGGAAAGGAGCCCCATCGCCCCCGCCCTCCTCAGTAGGAGTTATTGCATCCTGAAACTCTGTGTCATCCCTTCTGCCAACCTGGGAGCACACCTGGGACTCGGAGTAGAGCCGAGCTCGCCCACCTGTGTCAGTGAGTGGAAAGGGATTGGGGGGGATTGAGATATGGTTAGATATATTTAAATATAACTTAAGAGGTTCACACGTATCCAAACTGAGTATTAATGCACTTTCATATTCGTTTACATTTCCAGGCTTGATAAGTTTGAGGGTAAATTATAGTTTGATTCTGACCTGGTCGTGGTCTGATGCTCGTCGTAGTGGAGACATTATGGAGCTGAAATTCTGGGTAGTGTGTGGTTCCTGAGTGGTCAGACTCATCTTGTTCATTCATGGTTTCTGGATTATCATCCACACAATCATGTGTGTGGTCCATTGTAAATATCTAAAGAGAAAATGGACATCCACAGTGAATGATAGTGTTGATTATAGCCATGTATCCGATTCCTGAGTATACAACTCAATGTTAGGGggcaactcaatgttaggaaggtgttcctaatgtttggtatactcagtgtatatctacTGTAAAGATATACTATCACCACAGGGTGTTGGTAAAATCACTATAAATGCATTTTATTGACAAATATAAATTCAACTTTTTAGAAAATATCTGCAACGTATTTTTGTCAAGTAACTTaaccagttagctagctagaacTTACCCAAGGACCTGTCTCGAGTCCTGATGACTTACAAAAGGGTTGATTACATTTTGGTTATCCTCTTCTTCTGTCAATGTTAAACTGGAGGTGATATGATATTTCTATCTTTTCCACGAACCGGTCGGTGATGATTTCCTCGCATTGCATGTGGCACACCCGAATACAACAATATAGTAAcgggctagctaacgttagctgattAGTTGTTGAATTTTTTTGTGTGCCACCGGGAGCCGGATCAAATGTTCAAAATGAACTTGTATAACTAGCTACCTGACATGTTATTTTCTTCACGATTGTCTTCGCAAAATTCTATTTCAGTTGGACGACTTTCTCAAATTCTTATCGAAATGTCTTCACGTGATTACCTACTTTCACAGTCTTTGCTATCACAGGCGACGCACCCGATGTTTTTGTTGTCTTGTACGCCACTGTAGTAGTACCTCTTTACCCAATCGACTGCCACTGGCATTCAGAAAGAGCCAATAAGGGCACGCTGCTAGGGTTTTACTGAGTGACTATCTTGTCAAAACGTCACTGTTGCGAAAGGGCTATGGAAAGCCAAACGACTCGTGACTTGTTATCCATTTCGCTCATCCCTGCCGTAGTGGATCATAGATGTGTTGTCGTGGAGATTTAGATTAGCTGATGAATAAACACACTCTTACATTAGGTAGACACATTTCACAATGGCCTGTATATTTGTTCTTCTTCGGTAATTTAGAGCCATTTTCACTGTTGAATTTGAGAAGGTGGATTTATCTGAGATATCACCCCTAATTATTTTTCATTTGTTTGAAGCAGAACAGTATTCTGGCCATTGATGATGGACCTATAATGATGGGCATCACGTCAACCTATGTCTGCTTTTGTTCCCCAGATCCCTTCCATCAAAAGCACCCGTACATAAAACCACTGGTTATGTCTCCAATCCAATGATTGCATTCATCAAGTTAAGGTTGGATAACTACTGGTAATTTACCGAAGTTACTGGAACGTTCAGTCATTTTGGTAATAAACGGGTATTCAATGGAGATCTATAGTAACTTGTGTAATTTGTACTTGAataacttaaaaaaaatatatcctCGTATATAGTATTCATTTGTGTATATGAGTTTTTAGTGGATAtaccatatggttcaagagaaaatagctgaaaaaagcatctaatcagcaatggcattattttcaatgAACTCTGTAACTCttccaattattattttttttcacaactgcacttgcacatcatcatctgcacatctatcactccagtgttaatgctaaattgtaattatttcacctctatggcctatttattgccttacctccctactccctacatttgcacacactgtacatacatttttctactgtgttattgactatacgtttgtttatgtgtaactctgttgttgtttttgtcacactgctttgctttatcttggccaggtctcagttgtaaatgagaacttgttctcaactggcctacctggttaaataaaggtgagaagaaaataaaactgccaccagtttggcaccaaaacatttacaacaaatattgacatggttaaataaaagggTGTAAAAATATAGAAATTATATTTCATGCTGATACCCTCATGTTAAACACCAAATGGCATTGActcacctatgtgagaatgctgttcatcgactacagctcagcatttaacaccatagtaccctccaagctcgtcatcaagctcgagaccctgggtcttgaccccgccctgtgcaactgggtactggaattcctgatgggccgcccccaggtggtgagggtaagcaacaacatctccaccccgctgatcctcaacactggggcccctcaagggtgcgttcttagccctctcctgtactccctgttcacccacgactgcgtggc
Above is a genomic segment from Oncorhynchus masou masou isolate Uvic2021 chromosome 12, UVic_Omas_1.1, whole genome shotgun sequence containing:
- the LOC135550436 gene encoding bcl2-associated agonist of cell death-like, whose product is MDHTHDCVDDNPETMNEQDESDHSGTTHYPEFQLHNVSTTTSIRPRPGGRARLYSESQVCSQVGRRDDTEFQDAITPTEEGGGDGAPFRSRSQSAPPTLWAAKKYGRQLRRMSDEFDTWLDKGEPKRGISPGGVKHEVSRGWFSFLWSPNEAEGRE